ACGGACATCCGTTTACTAGGAGGGTTCGTGCTTGTCTACGGTGCGATGGAAGCGGTTTTTACGCCGGCCTACTCCGGCGCACGTCAACAGGTGTTTACTCCAGATATTCGCAATGCGGCGATATCACTTACACAAATTAGCATTCAAATAGCCAGGTTGCTCGGCCCGGCGCTGGGGGGCGTGATCGTCGGGTTCGCGTCTCCAGCAGCGGGATTGGGGCTGGATGCATTGATGCTTCTGGCATCTGTCGTCAGTTTGACGTTTTTGCACATTCCTGCACCGAGTAAGAAATCTTCCACTCAGCATGGGATGCGGGACTACTTCAATGAATTGCTTGGCGGTTACCACGAATTGCGCAAGCATCCGTGGTTGTGGATCACCATTCTGGCATTTGCGTTTCTCAGCATTGCTAGTACAGGTCTCACGACCATTCTGGTGCCGTGGGTCGTCAAGATTCATCTGGGACTCTCTGATTCCGCTTATGGACTCGTCAGCAGTGCTGCGGGGCTTGGTGCCGTTTTTGCGGCCTTTATTTACGGCAGGCGCAGTATATGGCGACATCGAGCATATATTGCGTACGGTGGATTAGTAGTCAACGCACTGGCCATTTTGGGCCTTGCCTTCGTGCATACCACGGTGATGTTGATGGTCCTCATGGCCATCGCGAGTGCGGGGGGCATGTTGTTCGGCGTAGTTTGGGAAGGCAGCATGCAAGAATTAATTTCTCCTGAGGCATATGGCCGTGCTGCTAGCCTGGATTATTTCGGCTCCTGGGTCCTTCTGCCCGTCGGCAATGTATTGACAGGTTGGCTCTCGTCTCAAATCGGAGGGATTCACACCGTGTGGGTCGCGTCCGCGTTCATGCTCCTTGTGACGGTTGTAACGATGGCTGTTCCATTAGTACGGAGGTTTGACTAGCAAGTATGGAGCATTTTCCGTGTCCGATTATGCTTAAGCGGCTGGAATAGTTATATTATACTGAAAAAGTAGTTGAGAGAGGAGCGAAATGGATGATGTTTCAGACAGTGAACGGCTTTTTGCAGTCATGGGGTTATGAGGCAGAAGGAACTCAGCGCATGTTGGACGCTTTAACGGACGAGTCATTGTCGCAAGAGGTGTCGCCGTTAGATCGAACGCTTGGCAGGATTGCTTGGCATGTTGTCGGTACCATCCATGAAATGATGTCTCGGACTGGACTGCAATTTGAAGCGCCCAGTGAGGATGCACCGGTGCCGACGTGTGCAAAAGAAATTGCAGAGACATATCGTCGTGTCAATAAGGCATTTGTCGATGCCGTCAAAGCTCAATGGACGGATAGTACATTGGGACAACTCAGCGACATGTATGGCGAGGAACAGCCCAACAGTTTTTTTCTGATGATACTCATTCGGCATCAGATCCATCATCGTGGTCAGATGACCGTGCTCATGCGTCAAGCTGGGCTTAGTGTTCCAGGTTTGTACGGTCCTTCACGTGAGGAATGGGCAAATTTCGGCATGGCGGTGCCGAGTATCTAAGTCTATTAGCTCATTGTTGCATATGTATGGTGGGGAGGGAGAGTCAATCAAAATTCACGTCACTCCACGAAGGAGCTCGCCTTCCCCCATCATACCGTCAAGGAGGAGGCGTAGCACCGCCGCGGCTCGTATCATCGGGAATATAGGAAAGGTCGTCGCCCGGTTCGGCGGGATCGCTGGACCAGTAGCCCATACCATCAA
This is a stretch of genomic DNA from Alicyclobacillus dauci. It encodes these proteins:
- a CDS encoding DinB family protein, with protein sequence MFQTVNGFLQSWGYEAEGTQRMLDALTDESLSQEVSPLDRTLGRIAWHVVGTIHEMMSRTGLQFEAPSEDAPVPTCAKEIAETYRRVNKAFVDAVKAQWTDSTLGQLSDMYGEEQPNSFFLMILIRHQIHHRGQMTVLMRQAGLSVPGLYGPSREEWANFGMAVPSI
- a CDS encoding MFS transporter, with amino-acid sequence MEPTTVTSAYAGVVEQQGIFAPIRKSRNFTALWLGQTLSQFGDAVLWVTLPLAVFHTSKSTFQLGLIMGLFMLPQVLLLPFTGILADRISRTRAMMATDVIRCLLVISLAVIYVAGLTDIRLLGGFVLVYGAMEAVFTPAYSGARQQVFTPDIRNAAISLTQISIQIARLLGPALGGVIVGFASPAAGLGLDALMLLASVVSLTFLHIPAPSKKSSTQHGMRDYFNELLGGYHELRKHPWLWITILAFAFLSIASTGLTTILVPWVVKIHLGLSDSAYGLVSSAAGLGAVFAAFIYGRRSIWRHRAYIAYGGLVVNALAILGLAFVHTTVMLMVLMAIASAGGMLFGVVWEGSMQELISPEAYGRAASLDYFGSWVLLPVGNVLTGWLSSQIGGIHTVWVASAFMLLVTVVTMAVPLVRRFD